Genomic DNA from Bifidobacterium sp. ESL0769:
AATGGTGTCGATGACGTCCTGTTGGCCGCGGGTCAGCGTAAACGGCAACGAGGCGACAAAACGTTCTCGCAACCCGGAATCCTTACATTCGAAAGTATCGGCCTTACGCGCATTCTCGCGTTCCTGCAGCACCGAAATCTGCGAGACGAACGCCTCCTCATAGCGCAACGTCGCCAACGCCGCATGAAACGCCTTGGTCGATTGCGGATCATGGATGGCTTCAAACGCGTCGGCCCGGTGCATCAGTTGTTTGGATTCGATAACGTTCTGCGGCAGCACGTCAGGAATGGCGGCGCGCAAGGCAAGATCATCTACCTTATTATCTGCAAGACCATTGGCGTCATCATCGTTCTTTTCGAGCATCGCTTCTCCGCTGGCACGCAGCGCATCGAGCATCGCGACGATGGATTCGTGGATATGTTCGGTGGAGATACGCGAAGTAGCGTGGTAGACAGGACGTGGGCGGCAGACGTGCTGCAGCGCTTCGTACGCAGTTGACGCATCAAATTTCAGAGCATTGGCAGTTTGAACCGGCTGGGAATGCGAAGCGGAAACACCGATACCAGCAGCTGCGTCACCTCGTGATAAAGGTTGCGCATTGGTTTGGTTGGAAATATCGTCGAAAGAAAGTTCGCCAGCATTTGCGGAACCGGATGTCGCAGCCGGATTGGCGAATACGTTCGCGCCTTGCGGCATCACCGTGAGCACTTCGGGATGGGTGAATTGCAACTGGCCGTTGAACTCCGTGGGCGTACCGGCGAGAACAACGTCAGCACCCGAATGCAAGCGCCCGCTCATCCAGTCCATATATTGCTTTTTATGCGAGAAAAAGACGAGCCGGCAACTCGACGCCGGAATCTGGCGGCTCGCGGCGAACGCTGCATCGTCGACGACGGCCTCAAGCCGATACCCACGCCGACCGCCCATCGGAATGACCCGCGCAAAGCGCACCACGGCAGCGAACGCCATCGGCATACCAACTTTTGCCTCGCGAATCGCCCGCAGCGGCACGGGCTCGGTGACGCGGAACGGATAGTAAGTCAGGGCATCGCCAACCGCCACCATACCAAGCCCTTTAAGCGCGCTGACCCGCCGTTTGTTGGCGATCAACGCGGAAATCGGGGTGGTAAGGGTGACGGTATTGCTCATATTTCTATTCTATTGAGTGCCTACGAACGACAAGGTCCCGTACAAGTCGGCAGATAGGATTTCAGGAATGGCCATATTAAGCCAATCTCTAAAACCTATCTGTCGACTTGTGCGGGACTTCCCCGGCAAAATATCCGGGAACCATTTAAATCACGCCATCAGCGCTTGGAGGCATCGTCCGTCGAAGTCTGCTTGGAAAGACCGAAGGAGATAATGAACGCGACGATGGCGAGCACCAGCGCGAAAGTGAAGCCCCAGCGCGAGCCGGTGACGAAAGCCATCGCCTTGCCGCCGGAGTGGGAAGCAGCCTGGCCGGCACCGAGCAGAATGGTGGCGACAGCGGTGATGACCGCACCGACAACCTGCTGCATCGTGTTCAGGATGGTGGAACCATCGGTCGAAAGATGCTGCGGCAGCGAGGCAAGCGCCGAGGACTGGGCCGGGCTCATGGCCATCGGGATACCGATCATCAGGATGACGTGCGCGCAGATGATGTATGCCACAGAAGTCGACGGGCCTGCCAGCATCAGCAGGACGACACCAATCATGGAAAGCACCAATCCGCCACGCACGAGCCACTTCGCGCCGACGACATCGTAGAGGCGACCGGCAAACATGGAAACGAGCGCGTTGACCACACCACCGGGCAGCATCACGAGGCCGGTGAGCGCAACCTTCACGCCGAGGCCATTCTGCAGTTCCTGAGGCATCAGATACATGGTGGCCAGCGTGATGCCGAAATTCATCATCACAATCAGCGCGCCGACCGTGAACTGGCGAATGCCCAACGCATGAAGGTCGATAACCGGGTTGTCCATGTGCAGCTGACGGTAGCTATACGTGGCGATGGCGGCGATACCGACGACCAGAATGGCGATGACCGGCAATGAGAAACCGAAGTCGCTAATGAGGCTGACGCCGAGCACGAAGCCGCCGAAGCCGACAATCGAGGTGATGCAGGAAAGCGCGTCGATGCTGGGCTTGGTGAGCTTGTAGGCGTTGACCAT
This window encodes:
- a CDS encoding MFS transporter — protein: MEKENMGSAMSSSIAPENGIAIEKTKRAEEDPTSPHKPLKARIDVKHPNLTMLGLYLGAFLGMLSETAMNIALPDLMVSFHIGSGTAQWMVVGYMLVIGIVLPFTSLLLKWIPSKPLLLFALAMFFVGSLISGFAPGTSFGVLLAGRMIQGISTGLVLPMMFSVILEVFPLNKIGAAMGMAGLVVMFAPAIGPTLAGGLIGAFSWRAIFFFFAVIALVAFVCASIWMVNAYKLTKPSIDALSCITSIVGFGGFVLGVSLISDFGFSLPVIAILVVGIAAIATYSYRQLHMDNPVIDLHALGIRQFTVGALIVMMNFGITLATMYLMPQELQNGLGVKVALTGLVMLPGGVVNALVSMFAGRLYDVVGAKWLVRGGLVLSMIGVVLLMLAGPSTSVAYIICAHVILMIGIPMAMSPAQSSALASLPQHLSTDGSTILNTMQQVVGAVITAVATILLGAGQAASHSGGKAMAFVTGSRWGFTFALVLAIVAFIISFGLSKQTSTDDASKR